The following DNA comes from Triticum aestivum cultivar Chinese Spring chromosome 3D, IWGSC CS RefSeq v2.1, whole genome shotgun sequence.
CATCATTTACACTTTTGTACAAAAGAATGGAAATGCAAATTCAACTTTCTACACTATAGGTTTAATAACAAGCCATACCTCTTTCGTCCAGTCAGTTCTTATGGTGACCCACAACAGAATGGCTGTCTGCAAGGCTGTTCCCCCAATCAAACCACCCCAAATACCCTGCAAGTAGGCATACGATTCCATCAACATACGTTAGAACACATAACTGAAGATTTTGCCATCACGGAATATATATGAAAAATTTACAGACATGTCCATTACCTTTGCGCCAAGATTGAAGAAAAAACCAAGAACAACACCAAGTGGAACGCCTACGATGTAGTAAGAGCCGACGTTCACGTAAGCAACAAATTGTTGCCATCCACATCCAACAGCAACACCTAATGTTTCCATACATGTTAGTAAATTTCAGTCATTATGAATACGTGGTATCTCAAGAGAGAAAATATGCATCACAAAACATGGTAGACTTGTTTCCCTCATTGTACCTTCACTTTTTTCCACTAAGGGCCTACACATTGTCTTGCCCTATTCTTTTCTTGTATTTTGGTACTACAAAAAATAATCAAATCACGGTACGGAAACCTACTATATCCCTGAAATATGCGTTATCACAGTGTGGAAGAATTTGCATCTCAAAACATGATAGTCATGTTTCCCTCATTTGTACCTTCATTCTCTTTTTCCCGAGGGCCTACATCTTGTAGTATCaattttttcttttccctttcttATGCGAAAAGAGAGTACCACATTCTTTTCTTGTGCATAATACTACAAAAACTAATAAAACCACGGTAGGGAAACATACTATAGTCCTAAAAAACATGAAAGACCTATAAAGGACTAGCCTGGAACTTGGGAGAGAACTTTGCACTATAGAACTTTGCACTATACATAAATTGGAGCTATGTTTAACACATATGATGCAGTTGCCCCACAAGTATGAAAGAGTCTACAGTCATTTCAAATATAGGTGTAGGTCATCTCGCAATACTCTGGTACGTTAGAATTTAGTAACTATGAAAATAATATAGATTGAATTAAAAAAACCGAAATTGCACATGAATTGTAACGTTAAACAAAACAGAAATGGGCTCCTATTGTTCTAATAATATACCTGCCATCTATCCTTTCTATAATTTTGTACTAACGGATTAGTCGAGAATCAAGAAATCACATGTTCTTCATGTAGAAAGTGTCTAAAATATTACCTGTCAGTACAGGTTGGATGCCACCGAGAACGAGTGTGACGGCGAGAAATGGGCAAAGATCCGCCACCGCATCCGAAACTGCTTCACCATCTGTGAATAAGTAGCTAATGTGGTTGCGAAGGCAAAGGATCACAACAGCAAGGATGGTAGAGATTGTTGTAGAGATCCCGGTCACGACCCACACAGAGAAAAATGCAGACTTCGGGTTGCCGGCGCCAAGCTCATTGCTCACTCTTACACTGAAGTGAAAAGGTATCCATTAGGTAGTTAGAGTACTTACCTAGTTGTCAGTAATCAATGCTATTGTTTATCAAGGCCTTTCAGTATAGACTTGCAGACCTTGCAGCGGCGTTGAACCCTACTGAGATCATGAACACCCAACCATAAATCGTCATACTGTACCGGCCAAACGCACAAATGAAATTTAATCAGCACCTACTCTGAAGATTGATTACTAGGAACAACAGTAAGTCTTAATGTCCAATGACActcaccatatagagagggaatcCAGGGCAATCTCAGGGTTAGGGAGCAATCCAGCAATGATCACCAGCACCTGAAAGTACCATGTCTCAAGGCACAACATCACCGCAGACGCGGCGGAGAGCTTGAAGAAACTCGGCAAACCGGAGAAGGCCTGCCAACTGAACCCCGTCCACGTGTGCTGGCATGTCGGGCTGACGACAATGTACACAAATTGCGCGGCGACCATGATCCACCAGCTCACACTCAGCACCAACGAGGCACCGAGCAGCCCAAGGCCAACCTTGTACATGAGCACGCAACTCATCAACACATGTAGAATGAGCGTTGCCGTCGAGATGTAAGCACTCGGCAGAACGATACTCTGTGCCTGCAGGAACTTCTGAATCGGGAAGTTGACGGCGTACGCGAAGATTTGAGGAATCAGGCCGTACACGAAGATCGAAGCGGCACGGGCTATCTCCGGTGACTGTCCCATCAACAAGAGGAGTGGCTCCGAGAAAGCGTACATCAGAGCAAGTGGTATGCTGGTTAAGCCCAACAGTATGACGGAGCGCTGTAGGTAGATACCAAGCATGTCGTACTTGTGTGCACCGTAGGCCTGCCCGCAGAGGGTCTCCACTGCACTGCCCATGCCCAGCTGCAAACACGTAATGCTATAATTGTTAGGATTGTCACAAACTGCGTTCTAGCTAACTTGCAGCTTAGATTTAGGATAAATTAGGACTGCATGGGAAAAAAGGAAAGCCACAACTGAAATGAGCTTATTATTTTTCAGAATATGGAATGCGATTATGATTCACAATGATCTATATATCCAAGTGCAATGTGCTGTAGCACTACATCCTTAATACCGTTCCTCTTTTGTCTTCATTTGAAGTTTCATGGAGCTTCATCCCTCTTGATCAGATTCATCATTATGAGTTTCATATTGCTCCCTCCATGTCCTCCAATTTTTTATCTTACATAATTTGCGAAAGAATTTAGTATGTTTCATAGAGAAGAGCAAAAGAGCATGTAAACGTGTTTGATTTGCCAGGTTTCCAAGCAGACTTCTTATACTAGCAGTGTAACACTAAGTAAAATCTACAAAAACATGTGAAACGGACAAAATAGCTtagaaattaattaattaacaaataTGGAAAAAGGTACTGAATAACACAAAAACATTAATGAAGAAAAATGGACATTAAACAGTGAAGAAACACTGTTAAGCAACATGCAAGGAAACTTATGAATCTCAAGAGGCTCACTGAAATTCAAGCGACTTATTATCTTGTGTGCCTCATGACAAACTTTTTTTTGAGGTACAGCCTCATGAAAAACTTAATAGAGTTTCATGGAGCTTCACCGCTCTTAATCAAATTCATCATTATGAGTTTCGTATTGCTCCCTCCATGACCTCTAATTATTCTTCTTACATAACTTGCAAAACGATTTTGTATGTTTCTTAGGAAAACAGCATGTGCAAGTGCTTTCAAGATTACCCGCAAAAAAGGTGCTTTCAGGAAAACGAGGAAATATTTTCAACTGGTTCACCGTTTGGTGGATGCATGATTCATTTGCTCGGTTTCCAGGCAGACTTCTTATATGTAGCAGTAGAATTACACTAAGTAAACTGTACAATTATATGTGAAACAAACAAAACAGCCTTTAAGACTAATGAATTAATAAATAAGGAATAAGGTAAATAACACCAAAACATTCATgggaaaaaaaggaaattaaacagTGAAACTGTTGATCAACAACCAAGGTGACTTATCAATCTCAAGAGAGTAAGCACATTGAAAATTCAAAGCCGCATATAATCTATGTCTCGCATGATTGCAGAGTAGGTGCATCCGGTCCCTGAGTCCATATTCCCATTTACGTGCAGCGTCCTTGGAAAATTAATGAGTTAACAGCTACAGCATCATGATTTGTAGTACAACTAAGTGGGGTCGAAATAGTACTTTAGAGTTTAGACTAGCAAAAAtgtccgtgtgttgcaacgggtgaAAACATCCCAGACGCCCTTACCCACTGAGCATGACTAAAAATCTCACCCTCATGCCCCTAACATAGTAAACATGACGAATACCTCATCCTTAGGCCCGCATCTTCCATTTCAATATGACATGAGACCCATGTTTTCGCTTGTCCTCTCTGCGTCCTCGTCGCCGGTGGTCGCAGTACCAGTTGTCACTAACCAAGGTTGGCCAGGTCCAATAACTGGATCGTTGAGCCACCTTTGTGTCCGGTGAGATCAAGAGCGTTGAGCAAAGATATTTTTTTATCATCCGACTAATATAATAGGGAAAAGCACTGCATATAATATATGTCTGTGTTATCACGTAAACTGAATAGTTTGTGTCAGGTAGGCCATGAAATCTTAGTTGGACTCCTATTTTTTTAGGTGTAGTTAGACTCCTTATGCATTGTGACGGTGTCACTGGGCCGAGCGAGGCTGGTCGTATGTGAAGACGCGATGGAGAAAAAGATTCCTTCCATATCCCTTGTTTAATAATTCGAACTAAAACAATGCATCCGGGGGCATATTTCAAAAATTCACCTAGTTATATTAGTAGTATAGATTAAAAAACATAGCTACAGTGCCTCCTAGTTTTCAAAAATTATTCgtgttttgaaaaaatgtttgccTTTTCAAATTCAAAGTccaaaaaatatttgtgttttaaaaatgttcgcAAATTCGGAAGAAACATTCACTACAGTACCTCctagttttcaaaaattgttcgtgtctTAAAAATATTCAGCTTTAAAAAACAAAAAGCTATTTTATTTTTAAATGTTCGAGATTAAATTAATTGTTCACAACTTTGCAAATATTAAAAAAATTGTTTTGCTCTCAGTATATGACGCGGCTGTGTCTTAATTTCCGAAGTCGCGCCCCCAAGTAACAGCAAGCCTCATTTAGTAGAGTGGCTAGCAGTTTGAGGTGTCAAACGTGAGCACCCATCCCGGTTCTGTGCGTCGTAGATTTTTTTGGCAGAAACAAATCGGAGAACGTGGGTGCGTTGACGTACGAAAAACATGTGGGTCCCATCATAAATTTTAAGTTATATATAATAAAAATGCCTTTATCGAGAATGACATGAGACCTTTTTTACGTAGGGCGACGTATAGACCTTTTTTACGTAGGGCGAAGATTGATGGGATAGGTCACGTCATTAGACAAGCGTATTCTCTGCTTAGGAATTAATTGGCAATACACACCATAATGAAAACCATATATATTCACCTCGCGTAAGGCGTGCTCTGCTTAGGATTTGGAGAAATGATGGGGCTGATATGGTAGGCTAAAGTCATGCCTTCACTTAACTGAACACACTACACTAGTAGACGAAACAAGCTACTCTATCACTTATCTAGAAATTAATGAAATATGCGCAGCAGATCCCTACAGTAtttctcactagtagaaaaggggcttttgtcccggttggtaagagcctttagtcccggtttttgaaccgggactaaagggtcgttactaatgcctccccctttagtcccggttcttatacgaaccgggactaaaggccgcggccacgtggagctccacaaccgggactaaaggaaattttatgatttttttttctgaaaaaaaatttttaattttttttgattttcaaatttctgaattattttaacctctaatctctaatcaccacccctcatcactgctcaatttatcctctaatctctaatcacccctcatcattccaaatcatctaacttcccggacggtcacccatcctctcactactccagcctgagcacgcttaacttccgggttctgttctccctcgtttccaagtctgcacttgttgttttcctgacaataggaagatgtcaatcctattaatcctcaggaatttagcttgagcatgaagtgacacatttcactgtttgagtttgaaactattgttttaaaaaacaataattatttagtaacactaatatttcttgaataattagtttgaccattgtttgatcacagtttgaccaaaattcaaaaaaactgaaataattatttagtaacactaatattctagaataattagtttgaccattgtttgaccatagtttgaccacattttttcaaaaaaaattgaaactaattttttttctgttactagtaagtttgaaattttttcgatttttttccactctagatcttaaaagcccgtaactttttttctgtaggtttttgaggattttgaaaatgtttaacggggttccccccggttaaattcggatgtaacttttcgagtagatgatttttcatataaaaaactttttaatccgagttcgtatgcaaaagttatgcccattttataaattccagagagattttgcaaataaagtcgaaattcatatttgtaaattttcccaacaactagaccacatatcatatgggaaactttttttttgacatttccatcattttcttttgttttttctaaaacggaaaaggcggtccggggggggggggggtagagtttgaaaatgggacctttagtaccggttcgtgccatgaaccggtactaatgcctcaaagcccattagtaccggttggtggcaccaaccgggactaatgggcatcgcaccctttagtcccggttcgtgccaccaaccgggactaaagggcccaggtgaaccgggactaatgccttagccgcacgaaccgggacaaatgctcaccttagtcccggttcgtgactgaaccgggactaatgtgagcattgccctgtgaccaaagccttgttttctactagtgtctaaaGAAAAAGATCCCTCCCAAACTTAATATAAAACGTATTTTGACACTGTCATGCACTCTTAAAACGTCTTACAAAATATTACTGAGCAGTACAACTATCATAGACGGAACTAGTGTGGGAGGTGGCAAGTCGATTTTGAGCATTTCACACCTGCCACATACCACACGTACAAGACGGGCCACGCGGTACCTCCAAATCCGGAATACAAGTCATGAGTCATTGGCTTGTGCCAAATAGGCCTGCCAACCATAGAGACCCCACTCCATCCATATATAATCCCACTAGTAACCATGTAATCTACTGTAGGAAACATCTATGTCACGCTCCGTCGATCTAAGCAGTGGTTGGGCTGTGGCCATCACCTAGCCATTGATTAAGAGAGGGGAATATCCTCCCTATGTATATGTCCGCGACGACAAGGGTCCAAAATACATAGATGGCCACTCATGCAATATTAATTGTTGCGGCTGCTAGCGAGCGACCGCTAGAAACCAAACCATACATATCTAACCCTCATATCGACCGGCGATTCATGCATTTATTTAGCGTGGTCACAGTCGTCAGTGTACATCCCGAATTCCCGATCGACATTATCTCTCCCATGTCCACGCCGATGCTAGACCAGGTTGCCCTGTGACCAacgagatggatggatggatggatggattgagAGGCACGCACGTCACATTCGACCAGGTTCAATCCCCGCCATGTGCACGACCCATCTAGAAAGTGAGCAGGCAGGACGGGGCCACGGGGGCAGTGCCAAGTCGCCATGAATGAAAGACACTAGTGTACTTCCACTGATCCAGCCCTACTAATAACGATCGACAAGAATCTACTCCCACCAATCTAATCTACGGGTTACCAGAATCTAATCCACTACTTACTGTAACAGGAAACAATAGTACGTACTTGGTCTAATCTAAGCTGTGGGTGGGTGGGTTTGATCTGTGGCCACCAGCTTGCCAGCCGGGGACTACTGCATGCCTGCAAGATCCACGACCATCGGAAAGCATGTGCTCTCAAATCTCAGAGATCCTCCCAACATTTCGATCTACCCGATCGAGCATGTGGTCTCAGCAGCTCTCAATGAGCATGGGCagcaggagaaacacaacgctacTCGTCGGCTCATCAAACATTTCCATCTACCCGGCCGATGGAACAGTGCGGCCACGTATAGAGATGAGAGGAGAGAGTCGTGACGTACCATGAGGCCGTAGGCGAAGGTCTGGACGCCGGTGTTgccgagcgaggcggcggcgagctccaGGTTGCCCAGGTGGCCCGAGAAGATCTGCGTGGACATGGACATGACGTAGTTGATCATGTACACCACCACCGCCGGCGCCGCCAGCCGCGACAGCAGCCGCAGCTCGACCGCCCCCGCCGCCCACACGCGCTCCGCCAGCGGCGCCGACGTGTCCGTCAGGATGCTCTCCAGCCGACCCGGCGCGTCATGCTCATGCTCATGCTCGTCCCCGCCAGCCATGACGCTCGTGAGGTTTGGTAGCTAGGACAGGAGAGACT
Coding sequences within:
- the LOC123080797 gene encoding protein DETOXIFICATION 40, with translation MAGGDEHEHEHDAPGRLESILTDTSAPLAERVWAAGAVELRLLSRLAAPAVVVYMINYVMSMSTQIFSGHLGNLELAAASLGNTGVQTFAYGLMLGMGSAVETLCGQAYGAHKYDMLGIYLQRSVILLGLTSIPLALMYAFSEPLLLLMGQSPEIARAASIFVYGLIPQIFAYAVNFPIQKFLQAQSIVLPSAYISTATLILHVLMSCVLMYKVGLGLLGASLVLSVSWWIMVAAQFVYIVVSPTCQHTWTGFSWQAFSGLPSFFKLSAASAVMLCLETWYFQVLVIIAGLLPNPEIALDSLSICMTIYGWVFMISVGFNAAASVRVSNELGAGNPKSAFFSVWVVTGISTTISTILAVVILCLRNHISYLFTDGEAVSDAVADLCPFLAVTLVLGGIQPVLTGVAVGCGWQQFVAYVNVGSYYIVGVPLGVVLGFFFNLGAKGIWGGLIGGTALQTAILLWVTIRTDWTKEVEEAQKRLNKWSEKKEPLLTGFKDNN